Proteins encoded by one window of Brevibacterium atlanticum:
- the hpt gene encoding hypoxanthine phosphoribosyltransferase: MDINDLGNDIDKVLVSEEQIAARLVELAAAIDEDYKDKDILLVGVLKGAVMVMADLARALHSPVTMDWMAVSSYGSGTKSSGVVRILKDLDTDLTDRHVLIVEDIIDSGLTLSWLVQNLRTRGAATVEICTMLRKPEAVKVDIDVKYVGFDVPNEFVIGYGLDYAEKYRNVPFVATLAQHVYS, from the coding sequence GTGGACATCAACGATCTCGGCAATGACATCGACAAGGTACTCGTCTCGGAAGAGCAGATAGCCGCACGACTCGTTGAACTGGCAGCCGCCATCGATGAAGACTACAAAGACAAAGACATCCTCTTGGTCGGTGTGCTCAAAGGCGCCGTCATGGTCATGGCCGACCTCGCCCGGGCCCTGCACTCACCGGTGACGATGGACTGGATGGCCGTGTCCTCCTACGGATCGGGAACGAAGTCATCGGGCGTCGTGCGCATCCTCAAGGACCTCGACACCGACCTCACCGACCGGCACGTCCTCATCGTCGAGGACATCATCGACTCCGGCCTGACCCTGTCCTGGCTGGTCCAGAACCTGCGCACCCGCGGTGCCGCGACCGTCGAGATCTGCACGATGCTGCGCAAGCCCGAGGCCGTCAAGGTCGACATCGACGTCAAGTACGTCGGCTTCGACGTGCCCAACGAATTCGTCATCGGCTACGGCCTCGACTATGCCGAGAAATACCGCAACGTGCCCTTCGTGGCGACCCTGGCTCAGCACGTCTACAGCTGA